Proteins found in one Salvia splendens isolate huo1 chromosome 10, SspV2, whole genome shotgun sequence genomic segment:
- the LOC121750174 gene encoding uncharacterized protein LOC121750174 isoform X4, protein MLEIFIIFFFVPKFSRFAAGFLRVAEPSPTTGSFFKPQLMQAYVENAAILFEKKSTSDNVVDERTSSGYEFRFRTGVSSTSGLSSAGISIWLPSMNG, encoded by the exons ATGCTTGAAAttttcatcatcttcttctttgtCCCGAAGTTTAGCAGATTCGCCGCTGGTTTTCTTCGGGTG GCTGAGCCTTCTCCGACCACGGGTTCCTTTTTCAAGCCTCAGTTGATGCAAGCATATGTTGAAAATGCAGCAATTCTATTTGAGAAAAAATCCACCAGTGATAATGTTGTAGATGAAAGAACATCCAGTGGTTACGAGTTTAGGTTTCGTACTGGAGTTAGTTCCACATCAGGATTATCTTCTGCAGGAATTTCG